The genomic DNA GCCGAACAACCTGCCATTCCAATTATTTTGTCATTGTCATAAGCCGCTGCTACAAGCATATCAAGCTGTTTTCGCTTTTCACACAGTGCGTTACTCCATTGGCTCAAATAAAGCTGTGAAAAATCGTCAGGATTTAGAAGCTTCACCGGATAGGTGCAAGGAAGCGCGGCGAGGATATCGACATCCGGTAAAAAATATTCTGCCATAAAGCACGGTATCTTACCGTATTTTTCGAACTCCTTTGTCAGCAGGTAAAGATTGGGCGTTTCAAAACAATGTTCAATCGTACCATGATTGATATATTCCAAAATGAAGTCAGCGATTCTCTCATCAACGGAAGCGACGATGTTTGAACCGTAGGACACAAGATCGCAGAAAAACGGAAGACTCAGATACCGCCGGGCATTTTGATTCGGTTTTGAAATTACAACTACATTTTGCTTTGATGTTAAATCTTCAACCTTGCAATTCGAATCAATTGCGGTTTGCTCCATCGCAATTTTTAAAATTTCTTGATTCGTCATATTACCCTTTCCACCCTGAATAAATCATCTTTACTTTACTACGAAATATATTATGATACTATCCTACCACAAAACGGAAAAGCATCATATAACTTTATCCTATCAGCCGGGTCAGTTCGCCGGTATAGGTCAACGACAGCCGGTGCATTGCGCGGGTGCAGGCAATGTAAAGCAGGCTGCGGTCGTATTCGCCGGAGTAGGTCTCGTGATTGGCCGCGGGGATGATGGCCGCGTCAAATTCCAGCCCTTTGGACATTTGAATTGAGGTGACGGATATGCCATTGGTGAAGGTTGCGCTGTCCGGCGCAATCAGCCGCAGCTCGTAGTCCTGAGATAGTATATCATAAAGGGCTTTGGCCGCGCCGTTCGTTTTCAGGATAATTCCGAGTGTCACATTCCCGCTATGCTGAAAGGCGGCGATTTTTTCCTTGAT from Hydrogenispora ethanolica includes the following:
- a CDS encoding GNAT family N-acetyltransferase, with product MTNQEILKIAMEQTAIDSNCKVEDLTSKQNVVVISKPNQNARRYLSLPFFCDLVSYGSNIVASVDERIADFILEYINHGTIEHCFETPNLYLLTKEFEKYGKIPCFMAEYFLPDVDILAALPCTYPVKLLNPDDFSQLYLSQWSNALCEKRKQLDMLVAAAYDNDKIIGMAGCSADCDSMWQIGIDVLPEYRKNGVAAALTSHLAVEILKRGKVPFYCCAWSNIGSARNALKSGFRPAWVHLTSIDTEKALEMMR